In one window of Mesorhizobium sp. B2-1-1 DNA:
- a CDS encoding 2-oxoglutarate dehydrogenase E1 component, translated as MARQDQANDQFSLTSFLYGGNADYIDALYAAYEDDPASVNPEWQEFFAGLKDDAGDVRKNAKGASWAKPSWPLQANGELVSALDGNWGLVEKHIEKKVKEKAAVNGAVPSDADVHQATRDSVRAIMMIRAYRMRGHLHANLDPLGIATLEDYNELSPENYGFTEADYDRPIFLDNVLGLEFGTIRQMLDILTRTYCSTLGVEFMHISDPEEKAWIQARIEGADKEISFTATGKKAILQKLIEAEGFEQFADVKFKGTKRFGLDGGEALIPALEQIVKRGGQLGLKEIVLGMAHRGRLNVLSQVMAKPHRAIFHEFKGGSAAPDEVEGSGDVKYHLGASSDREFDGNKVHLSLTANPSHLEIVDPVVMGKARAKQDYLFGRGREEIVPLEERAKVLPLLLHGDAAFAGQGVIAEILGLSGLRGHRVAGTLHFIINNQIGFTTNPRFSRSSPYPSDVAKMIEAPIFHVNGDDPEAVVHAAKVAIEFRMKFHKPVVVDMFCYRRFGHNEGDEPAFTQPIMYRNIRTHKTTVQIYADRLIAEGHMTQAEFDKLKADWREHLESEWEVGQHYKPNKADWLDGAWSGLRTADNQDEQRRGKTAVPAKTLKEIGKKLTEVPKDFEAHKTIIRFLENRRQAIESGEGIDWSTAEALAFGAILLDGNPIRLSGQDSERGTFSQRHSVLYDQRDETRYIPLNNLSAAQAGYEVINSMLSEEAVLGFEYGYSLAEPKALTLWEAQFGDFANGAQVVFDQFISSGERKWLRMSGLVCLLPHGYEGQGPEHSSARLERFLQLCAEDNMQVANCTTPANYFHILRRQLKRDFRKPLILMTPKSLLRHKRAVSTLPEMSGESSFHRLLWDDAQLLPNQAIKLTKDSKIRRVVLCSGKVYYDLYEEREKRGINDIYLLRVEQLYPFPAKALITELSRFRNAEMVWCQEEPKNMGAWSFIDPYLEWVLAHIDAKHQRVRYTGRPAAASPATGLMSKHLAQLAALLEDALGE; from the coding sequence ATGGCACGACAAGATCAGGCCAACGACCAATTTTCGCTCACCTCTTTCCTCTATGGCGGCAATGCCGATTATATAGACGCGCTCTATGCGGCGTATGAGGACGATCCAGCCTCGGTCAATCCCGAATGGCAGGAGTTCTTCGCCGGCCTGAAGGACGATGCCGGGGATGTCCGCAAGAACGCCAAGGGCGCCTCGTGGGCCAAGCCCTCCTGGCCTCTGCAGGCCAATGGCGAGCTGGTGTCGGCGCTCGACGGCAATTGGGGCCTGGTCGAGAAGCACATCGAAAAGAAGGTCAAGGAGAAGGCAGCCGTCAACGGCGCCGTCCCCTCCGACGCCGACGTGCACCAGGCGACGCGCGATTCCGTGCGCGCCATCATGATGATCCGCGCCTATCGCATGCGCGGCCATCTGCACGCCAATCTCGACCCGCTCGGCATCGCCACGCTCGAGGACTACAACGAGCTGTCGCCAGAGAATTACGGCTTCACCGAAGCCGACTACGACCGGCCGATCTTCCTCGACAATGTGCTCGGGCTCGAATTCGGCACCATCCGCCAGATGCTCGACATCCTGACCCGCACCTATTGCTCGACGCTGGGCGTCGAGTTCATGCATATCTCCGATCCCGAAGAGAAAGCGTGGATCCAGGCGCGCATCGAGGGCGCCGACAAGGAGATCTCCTTCACCGCGACCGGCAAGAAGGCGATCCTGCAGAAACTGATCGAGGCCGAGGGCTTCGAGCAGTTCGCCGACGTCAAGTTCAAAGGCACCAAGCGCTTCGGCCTCGACGGCGGCGAAGCGCTGATCCCGGCGCTGGAGCAGATCGTCAAGCGCGGCGGTCAGCTCGGGCTGAAGGAGATCGTGCTCGGCATGGCGCATCGCGGCCGCCTCAACGTACTCTCCCAGGTGATGGCCAAGCCGCACCGCGCCATCTTCCATGAATTCAAGGGCGGCTCGGCCGCACCCGACGAGGTCGAGGGCTCGGGCGACGTCAAATACCATCTTGGCGCCTCCTCGGACCGCGAGTTCGACGGCAACAAGGTGCATCTGTCGCTGACCGCCAATCCCTCGCATCTGGAAATCGTCGACCCTGTGGTGATGGGCAAGGCGCGCGCCAAGCAGGATTATCTGTTCGGCCGTGGCCGCGAGGAGATCGTGCCGCTGGAAGAGCGGGCCAAGGTGCTGCCGCTTTTGCTGCATGGCGACGCCGCCTTTGCCGGCCAGGGCGTCATTGCCGAAATCCTCGGCCTGTCGGGCCTGCGCGGCCACCGCGTTGCCGGCACGCTGCATTTCATCATCAACAACCAGATCGGCTTCACCACCAATCCGCGCTTCTCGCGCTCGTCGCCCTACCCGTCCGACGTCGCCAAGATGATCGAGGCGCCGATCTTCCACGTCAACGGCGACGATCCGGAGGCCGTGGTGCACGCCGCCAAGGTAGCGATCGAATTCCGCATGAAGTTCCACAAGCCTGTCGTGGTCGACATGTTCTGCTACCGCCGCTTCGGCCACAATGAGGGCGACGAGCCGGCCTTCACGCAGCCGATCATGTACCGCAACATCCGCACCCACAAGACGACGGTGCAGATCTATGCAGACCGGCTGATCGCCGAAGGGCACATGACGCAGGCCGAGTTCGACAAGCTCAAGGCCGACTGGCGGGAGCATCTGGAATCCGAGTGGGAAGTCGGCCAGCACTACAAGCCCAACAAGGCCGACTGGCTGGACGGCGCCTGGTCGGGCCTGCGCACGGCCGACAACCAGGACGAACAGCGGCGCGGCAAGACCGCGGTGCCGGCCAAGACGCTGAAGGAGATCGGCAAGAAGCTGACCGAGGTGCCGAAGGATTTCGAGGCGCACAAGACGATCATCCGCTTCCTCGAAAACCGCCGCCAGGCCATCGAATCCGGCGAAGGCATCGACTGGTCGACGGCCGAGGCGCTGGCTTTCGGCGCCATTCTGCTCGACGGCAACCCGATCCGCCTCTCCGGGCAGGATTCGGAGCGCGGCACCTTCTCGCAGCGCCATTCCGTGCTCTACGACCAGCGCGACGAGACCCGCTACATCCCGCTCAACAACCTGTCGGCGGCGCAGGCGGGCTATGAGGTCATCAACTCGATGCTGTCCGAAGAAGCCGTGCTCGGCTTCGAATATGGCTACAGCCTGGCCGAGCCGAAGGCGCTGACGCTGTGGGAAGCGCAGTTCGGCGACTTCGCCAACGGCGCCCAGGTGGTGTTCGACCAGTTCATATCCAGCGGAGAGCGCAAGTGGCTGAGAATGTCGGGCCTCGTCTGCCTGCTGCCGCATGGCTATGAGGGCCAGGGGCCGGAACATTCGTCTGCCCGGCTCGAGCGTTTCCTCCAGCTCTGCGCCGAAGACAACATGCAAGTGGCCAACTGCACGACGCCGGCCAACTACTTCCACATATTGCGTCGGCAGTTGAAGCGCGACTTCCGCAAGCCGCTGATCCTGATGACGCCGAAGTCACTGTTGCGCCACAAGCGGGCGGTGTCGACGCTGCCGGAAATGTCGGGCGAAAGCTCGTTCCACCGGCTGCTGTGGGACGATGCCCAGCTCTTGCCCAACCAGGCCATCAAGCTGACCAAGGATTCCAAGATCCGCCGTGTCGTGCTGTGCTCGGGCAAGGTCTATTACGACCTCTACGAGGAGCGCGAGAAACGCGGCATCAACGACATCTATCTGCTGCGTGTCGAACAACTCTACCCGTTCCCGGCCAAGGCGCTGATCACCGAATTGTCGCGCTTCCGCAATGCCGAAATGGTGTGGTGCCAGGAGGAGCCCAAGAACATGGGCGCATGGTCGTTCATCGACCCGTATCTGGAATGGGTGCTGGCGCATATCGACGCCAAGCACCAGCGGGTGCGCTACACCGGCCGGCCGGCAGCCGCCTCGCCGGCGACCGGGCTTATGTCCAAGCATCTCGCCCAGCTCGCCGCCTTGCTCGAAGACGCGCTCGGCGAGTAG
- the sucD gene encoding succinate--CoA ligase subunit alpha: MSILVDKNTKVLVQGLTGKTGTFHTEQALAYHGTKMVGGIHPKKGGETWTGAKGENLPIFATVAEGKAKTGANASVVYVPPAGAAEAIIEAIEAEIPLIVCITEGIPVMDMIKVKARLDRSTSRLIGPNCPGVLTPDECKIGIMPGNIFRKGSVGVVSRSGTLTYEAVFQTTNVGLGQTTAVGIGGDPVKGTEFIDVLEMFLADDETKSIIMIGEIGGSAEEDAAQFLKDEAKRGRRKPMAGFIAGRTAPAGRTMGHAGAVISGGKGGAEDKIAAMESAGIKVSPSPARLGTTLVEAIKG, encoded by the coding sequence ATGTCCATTCTCGTCGACAAGAACACAAAGGTGCTCGTGCAGGGCCTGACCGGCAAGACCGGCACCTTCCACACCGAACAGGCGCTGGCCTATCACGGGACCAAGATGGTCGGCGGCATCCATCCCAAGAAGGGCGGCGAGACCTGGACCGGCGCCAAGGGCGAGAACCTGCCGATCTTCGCCACCGTCGCCGAGGGCAAGGCCAAGACCGGCGCCAACGCTTCCGTCGTCTATGTGCCGCCGGCGGGTGCTGCCGAAGCCATCATCGAGGCCATCGAGGCCGAAATCCCGCTCATCGTCTGCATCACCGAAGGCATTCCCGTCATGGACATGATCAAGGTCAAGGCGCGACTCGACCGTTCGACGTCGCGGCTGATCGGCCCGAATTGTCCCGGCGTGCTCACCCCCGACGAATGCAAGATCGGCATCATGCCCGGGAACATCTTCCGCAAGGGTTCGGTCGGTGTTGTTTCGCGCTCGGGAACGCTTACCTATGAGGCCGTGTTCCAGACCACCAATGTCGGCCTCGGCCAGACCACCGCTGTCGGCATCGGTGGCGATCCCGTCAAAGGCACCGAATTCATCGACGTGCTCGAAATGTTCCTCGCCGACGACGAGACCAAGTCGATCATCATGATCGGCGAGATCGGCGGCTCGGCCGAGGAAGACGCCGCGCAGTTTCTCAAGGACGAGGCCAAACGCGGCCGCCGCAAGCCGATGGCGGGCTTCATCGCCGGACGCACGGCGCCGGCCGGCCGCACCATGGGCCATGCGGGCGCGGTTATCTCGGGCGGCAAGGGCGGCGCCGAAGACAAGATCGCGGCAATGGAATCGGCCGGGATAAAAGTTTCGCCATCGCCGGCCCGGCTGGGCACGACGCTGGTCGAGGCAATTAAGGGCTAG
- a CDS encoding PIN domain-containing protein, with the protein MPTGKIDCFLDTNVLIYAASEKNRDPRRAPIAEDLVSSTVFGVSGQTLAEFTAVARGKSLLGDDLLDQWLVLLGTCPLVPVDESYVRAGLDLARRYGIHYYDAALLAAAGYLGAPIFYTEDLNHNQVYGSVRAVNPFL; encoded by the coding sequence ATGCCGACCGGGAAGATCGACTGCTTTCTCGACACGAACGTCCTGATCTACGCGGCTTCGGAGAAGAATCGTGACCCACGTCGCGCGCCAATCGCAGAAGACCTGGTATCGAGCACTGTCTTTGGCGTGTCGGGGCAAACCTTGGCCGAATTCACAGCGGTGGCGCGAGGAAAATCCCTTCTGGGGGATGATCTGCTCGACCAATGGCTGGTCCTCCTCGGCACTTGTCCGCTGGTGCCTGTCGACGAAAGCTATGTTCGCGCAGGACTGGACCTCGCCCGCCGCTACGGAATTCACTACTACGACGCCGCGCTTCTTGCCGCAGCCGGATATCTCGGCGCGCCGATTTTCTACACCGAAGATCTCAACCACAACCAGGTTTATGGCTCGGTGCGAGCCGTCAATCCTTTCTTGTAA
- a CDS encoding DUF1579 family protein, with protein MNAASFSSLSPDHQRLQALVGAWRGEEEVADTQWADGGSATSEVLAEAQFGGLFVVQRYRQRRDGTISFGAHSVFGFDRQNSLVTMHQFDSMGFVPASPASGTWEGNTLTLLRSSPRGAARVTYAFDGSDSYRMRLQFQPVGSDGWQDMMSGLYRRVPPSVLGDG; from the coding sequence ATGAACGCGGCCTCCTTCTCCTCGCTCTCGCCTGATCACCAGCGCCTGCAGGCGCTGGTCGGCGCGTGGCGTGGCGAGGAAGAGGTCGCGGACACACAATGGGCCGATGGCGGCTCAGCGACTTCGGAAGTACTGGCAGAGGCACAGTTCGGCGGCCTGTTCGTAGTGCAACGCTATCGCCAGCGCCGCGACGGGACGATTTCGTTCGGCGCGCACAGCGTGTTCGGCTTCGACCGGCAAAACAGCCTTGTCACCATGCATCAGTTCGATTCGATGGGCTTTGTGCCGGCCTCGCCGGCCTCCGGCACGTGGGAGGGCAACACACTGACGCTGTTGCGCTCGTCGCCGCGCGGGGCCGCACGCGTGACCTACGCTTTCGACGGCAGCGACAGCTATCGCATGCGACTGCAATTCCAGCCCGTCGGCAGCGACGGCTGGCAAGACATGATGAGCGGCCTTTACCGGCGCGTCCCGCCTTCCGTTTTGGGGGATGGCTGA
- a CDS encoding cupin domain-containing protein, with protein MPPRKINLVEAADAKIADVFDPHIAGDVNDSQAKVAKFGAVFDWHAHDNEDEAFLVLRGRIAIDFRDGPVELGEGDFIVVPRGVEHRPRSLTPEPVVLMFEPATTLNTGNAKSALTVTDLKRL; from the coding sequence GTGCCTCCACGCAAGATAAACCTCGTCGAGGCTGCGGATGCGAAGATCGCGGATGTCTTCGATCCGCATATCGCCGGCGACGTCAATGACAGCCAGGCGAAGGTCGCCAAGTTCGGCGCGGTTTTCGACTGGCACGCCCATGACAACGAAGACGAAGCCTTCCTCGTGCTGCGCGGCCGCATCGCCATCGATTTCCGCGACGGTCCGGTCGAGCTCGGCGAAGGCGATTTCATCGTCGTGCCGCGCGGCGTCGAGCACCGGCCGCGTTCGCTGACACCGGAACCGGTGGTGCTGATGTTCGAGCCGGCGACGACGCTCAACACCGGCAACGCCAAGAGCGCTCTCACCGTCACCGACCTGAAGCGGCTCTGA
- the sucC gene encoding ADP-forming succinate--CoA ligase subunit beta: MNIHEYQGKALLKGFGAPVAQGVPVFKADEAEAAAKALPGPLYVVKSQIHAGGRGKGKFKELGPDAKGGVRLAKSVADVVANANEMLGHTLVTKQTGPAGKQVNRLYIEDGADIERELYLSVLVDRSVGRIAFVVSTEGGMDIEAVAHDTPEKIITVAIDPEKGVTADDVKKLNGALKLDGDAARDGGTLFPILYKAFVEKDMSLLEVNPLIVMKNGRLRVLDAKVSFDNNALFRHPDVLELRDTTEEDEKEIEASKYDLAYVALDGNIGCMVNGAGLAMATMDIIKLYGAEPANFLDVGGGASKEKVTAAFKIITRDPAVKGILINIFGGIMKCDIIAEGVIAAVKEVGLKVPLVVRLEGTNAELGKKIINDSGLNVVSADDLDDAAKKIVAAVKG, translated from the coding sequence ATGAACATCCATGAATATCAGGGCAAGGCGCTGCTGAAGGGCTTTGGCGCGCCGGTGGCCCAAGGCGTGCCGGTGTTCAAGGCGGATGAGGCGGAAGCCGCCGCCAAGGCGCTGCCCGGCCCGCTCTATGTGGTGAAGAGCCAGATCCATGCCGGCGGCCGCGGCAAGGGCAAGTTCAAGGAGCTCGGGCCTGACGCCAAGGGCGGCGTGCGGCTGGCCAAGTCGGTCGCCGACGTCGTCGCCAACGCCAACGAGATGCTCGGCCACACGCTGGTGACCAAGCAGACCGGCCCGGCCGGCAAGCAGGTCAACCGGCTCTATATCGAGGATGGCGCCGATATCGAGCGCGAGCTCTATCTGTCTGTTCTGGTCGACCGTTCGGTCGGCCGCATCGCCTTCGTCGTCTCGACCGAAGGCGGCATGGACATCGAGGCGGTCGCCCACGACACGCCGGAAAAGATTATCACCGTCGCCATCGATCCGGAAAAGGGCGTTACCGCGGATGACGTGAAGAAACTCAATGGCGCGCTGAAGCTCGACGGCGATGCTGCCAGGGACGGCGGCACGCTGTTCCCGATCCTCTACAAGGCCTTCGTCGAGAAGGACATGAGCCTGCTCGAGGTCAATCCCCTGATCGTCATGAAAAACGGCCGGCTGCGCGTCCTCGACGCCAAGGTGTCGTTCGACAACAACGCGCTGTTTCGCCATCCGGATGTGCTCGAGCTGCGCGACACCACCGAAGAGGACGAGAAGGAGATCGAGGCGTCGAAATACGACCTCGCTTATGTCGCGCTCGACGGCAATATCGGCTGCATGGTCAATGGCGCCGGCCTCGCCATGGCGACGATGGACATCATCAAGCTCTACGGCGCCGAGCCGGCCAACTTTCTCGATGTCGGCGGCGGCGCGTCGAAGGAAAAGGTGACGGCGGCCTTCAAGATCATCACCAGGGATCCGGCGGTCAAGGGCATCCTGATCAACATCTTCGGCGGCATCATGAAATGCGACATCATCGCCGAGGGCGTCATCGCCGCGGTCAAGGAAGTCGGCCTGAAAGTGCCGCTGGTCGTGCGCCTGGAAGGCACCAATGCCGAACTCGGCAAGAAGATCATCAACGACAGCGGCCTCAACGTCGTGTCAGCCGACGATCTTGACGACGCGGCCAAGAAAATCGTGGCGGCGGTGAAGGGCTGA
- the mdh gene encoding malate dehydrogenase, whose translation MARNKIALIGSGMIGGTLAHMIGLKDLGDVVLFDIAEGIPQGKGLDIAQSSPVDGFDSRLTGVNDYAGIEGADVCIVTAGVPRKPGMSRDDLLGINLKVMEQVGAGLKKYAPKAFVICITNPLDAMVWALQKFSGLPNTHVVGMAGVLDSARFRYFLAEEFKVSVEDVTAFVLGGHGDSMVPMIRYSTVAGIPLPDLVKMGWTSKEKLDQIVQRTRDGGAEIVGLLKTGSAYYAPAASAISMAEAYLKDKKRVLPCAAHLSGQYGVKNTYVGVPVVIGAGGVERVIEIELSKPEQKMFDSSVAAVQGLTEACVKIAPQLASK comes from the coding sequence ATGGCACGCAACAAGATAGCGCTTATCGGCTCTGGCATGATCGGCGGCACGCTCGCTCACATGATCGGCCTCAAGGACCTCGGCGACGTGGTTCTGTTCGATATTGCCGAAGGCATCCCGCAGGGCAAGGGGCTCGATATTGCGCAATCGTCGCCGGTCGACGGGTTCGATTCCAGGCTGACCGGCGTCAACGACTATGCCGGGATCGAAGGGGCGGACGTCTGCATCGTCACCGCCGGCGTGCCGCGCAAGCCGGGCATGAGCCGCGACGATCTGCTCGGCATCAACCTCAAGGTCATGGAACAGGTCGGCGCCGGCCTGAAGAAGTACGCGCCGAAGGCCTTCGTCATCTGCATCACCAATCCGTTGGATGCGATGGTCTGGGCGCTGCAGAAGTTTTCCGGCCTGCCGAACACCCATGTCGTGGGCATGGCCGGCGTGCTCGACAGCGCTCGCTTCCGCTATTTCCTGGCCGAGGAGTTCAAGGTCTCGGTCGAGGACGTCACCGCCTTCGTGCTCGGCGGCCATGGCGATTCCATGGTGCCGATGATCCGCTATTCGACGGTTGCAGGCATTCCTCTGCCCGATCTCGTCAAGATGGGCTGGACCTCGAAAGAAAAGCTCGACCAGATCGTGCAGCGCACCCGCGACGGCGGCGCCGAGATCGTCGGCCTGTTGAAGACCGGCTCGGCCTATTACGCGCCGGCCGCATCGGCGATCTCGATGGCCGAAGCCTATCTCAAGGACAAGAAGCGTGTGCTGCCTTGCGCGGCTCATCTTTCCGGCCAGTATGGCGTGAAGAACACCTATGTCGGCGTTCCCGTGGTGATCGGCGCCGGTGGCGTCGAGCGCGTCATCGAGATCGAGCTTTCCAAGCCAGAGCAGAAGATGTTCGATAGCTCGGTGGCGGCGGTGCAGGGCCTGACCGAGGCCTGCGTCAAGATCGCGCCGCAACTCGCCTCGAAGTGA
- a CDS encoding GNAT family N-acetyltransferase: protein MKMEIVRLDAGNDALVMRVAEDVFDEPVRPDRLAVYLREPGHFMVVALADGVTVGQCAAIIHRHPDKATELYIDEVGVSPAFQRQGIARKMLDAMFAIGRENGCEEAWVGTEPDNRAARALYESREETHESAESFLMYVYQL, encoded by the coding sequence ATGAAGATGGAGATCGTAAGACTTGATGCCGGCAATGACGCCCTTGTGATGCGGGTCGCCGAGGATGTGTTCGACGAACCGGTCAGGCCAGATCGATTGGCAGTCTATCTCAGGGAACCCGGCCACTTCATGGTCGTGGCGCTCGCCGACGGCGTGACCGTCGGTCAATGCGCCGCCATCATTCACCGTCATCCCGACAAGGCGACGGAGCTCTACATCGACGAGGTCGGCGTATCGCCGGCCTTCCAGCGCCAGGGCATCGCGCGAAAGATGCTCGACGCGATGTTTGCGATCGGCAGGGAGAATGGCTGCGAAGAAGCCTGGGTCGGCACCGAGCCGGACAACCGTGCCGCCCGCGCGCTTTACGAGTCGCGCGAGGAGACGCACGAGTCAGCAGAGAGCTTCCTCATGTATGTTTATCAACTGTAG
- the zapE gene encoding cell division protein ZapE — protein MHLRDGLQTHVTVRQRYDHLVDTGAIERDPAQERIVTALDRLISEISVKRLAHKSSALGWLFARRRETHEAVKGLYIHGGVGRGKTMLMDLFFELLPVRRKRRVHFNDFMAEVQDRIQKHRQERKDGTVREDDPIPPVARALAEQAWVLCFDEFSVTDIADAMILSRLFSALFASGVVLVATSNVAPENLYRDGLNRQLFLPFIGILERHAQVLSLDADKDYRLEKLARTPVYVTPTDAAADEAMDAAWQTMTRGAPTAETLLAVKGRQLAVPRAAGDAARFSFADLCEKPLGARDYLALADRFSTIFIDHIPVLGEGRRNEAKRFILLVDTLYDHHIRLVVSAEAPPQQLYVAKRGVEVFEFERTASRLIEMQSRDWLEDWAERRKAKTTPEARQAPATPPSS, from the coding sequence ATCCGGCGCAGGAGCGGATCGTCACCGCTCTCGACCGGCTGATATCAGAGATTTCGGTGAAGCGGCTGGCGCACAAATCGAGCGCGCTTGGCTGGCTCTTCGCCCGAAGGCGCGAGACGCACGAGGCGGTCAAGGGCCTCTACATCCACGGCGGCGTCGGCCGCGGCAAGACCATGTTGATGGACTTGTTCTTCGAGCTGCTGCCGGTGCGGCGCAAGCGCCGCGTGCATTTCAACGACTTCATGGCCGAGGTGCAGGACCGCATCCAGAAGCACCGGCAGGAGCGCAAGGACGGCACGGTGAGGGAAGACGATCCGATTCCGCCGGTGGCGCGGGCGCTTGCCGAACAGGCCTGGGTACTGTGTTTCGACGAGTTCTCGGTCACCGACATCGCCGATGCGATGATCCTGTCCCGGCTGTTTTCGGCGCTGTTCGCCAGCGGCGTGGTGCTGGTGGCGACGTCGAACGTGGCACCGGAAAATCTCTATCGCGACGGGCTGAACCGTCAGCTTTTCCTGCCCTTCATCGGCATATTGGAACGGCACGCGCAGGTGCTCTCGCTCGATGCCGACAAGGACTATCGGCTGGAAAAGCTTGCCCGTACGCCGGTCTATGTCACGCCCACCGATGCGGCGGCCGATGAGGCGATGGACGCGGCTTGGCAAACGATGACGCGCGGCGCGCCGACGGCCGAGACGTTGCTTGCCGTCAAGGGCCGGCAGCTGGCCGTTCCGCGCGCCGCCGGCGACGCGGCGCGTTTTTCCTTCGCCGATCTGTGCGAGAAGCCACTCGGCGCGCGCGACTATCTGGCCCTTGCCGACCGCTTCTCGACCATCTTTATCGACCACATTCCGGTGCTGGGTGAAGGCCGGCGCAACGAGGCCAAGCGCTTCATCCTGCTGGTCGACACGCTCTACGACCATCACATCAGGCTGGTGGTAAGCGCGGAAGCGCCGCCGCAGCAACTCTATGTGGCCAAGCGCGGCGTCGAGGTGTTCGAGTTCGAACGCACGGCTTCGCGGCTGATCGAGATGCAGAGCCGCGACTGGCTGGAGGATTGGGCGGAGCGGCGGAAGGCGAAGACGACGCCGGAGGCGCGGCAGGCGCCGGCTACGCCGCCTTCGTCCTAG